Proteins encoded in a region of the Stieleria neptunia genome:
- a CDS encoding WD40 repeat domain-containing protein has translation MKIRCLAALFLGLLTIPSQADDSGGGKAVDSESLWITSITAAGDGSFVAGTATGLLLRPGSVTRFQADAADQLEQLYEHPAAVWTVATTSDGKTIASADYKGNLVVYDVESKTPTTHEGAFERWCQKIVVSPDDQMIVAGNESGKLFAWSVADAKVSKSVELSQASITSLAFSPNKTQLAATDGEGKIHLLKWPELESTGAVAVGEETAWCVAYESDASLIVGSADRNLYRVEAKPDAKPESIAKGTDWITRIAVSDAGQIAASEVSGKIHFASGGSVSTIGAESGVWALCFRGAGQLLVGTRKNGIVTAGQRWAWQPAVAKTAEAKE, from the coding sequence ATGAAAATTCGTTGTTTGGCCGCGCTGTTTCTTGGTCTGCTGACGATTCCCTCCCAGGCTGACGATTCCGGCGGCGGAAAGGCTGTCGATTCCGAATCGCTTTGGATCACCTCGATTACCGCTGCCGGTGACGGAAGTTTTGTCGCCGGCACGGCAACCGGATTGCTGTTGCGTCCCGGATCGGTGACACGGTTTCAAGCCGACGCGGCCGACCAACTGGAACAGCTTTACGAGCATCCCGCCGCCGTGTGGACGGTCGCAACCACGTCCGATGGAAAAACGATCGCCAGCGCGGACTACAAGGGCAATTTGGTGGTCTACGATGTCGAATCCAAGACGCCGACGACCCACGAGGGGGCCTTTGAACGCTGGTGCCAAAAAATCGTCGTCTCGCCCGATGACCAGATGATCGTCGCGGGGAACGAATCGGGGAAACTGTTTGCCTGGAGCGTCGCCGACGCCAAGGTGTCCAAATCGGTTGAACTGAGTCAGGCGTCAATTACCTCCCTGGCGTTTTCCCCCAATAAGACTCAACTGGCCGCGACCGATGGCGAGGGAAAAATCCATTTGCTGAAATGGCCCGAACTGGAAAGCACGGGGGCAGTGGCGGTGGGGGAAGAAACCGCGTGGTGCGTGGCCTACGAAAGTGATGCGTCGCTGATCGTGGGGTCGGCCGATCGCAATTTGTATCGGGTCGAAGCCAAGCCGGATGCGAAACCGGAGTCGATCGCCAAGGGCACGGACTGGATCACCCGGATCGCCGTCTCCGATGCCGGCCAGATCGCGGCGTCGGAAGTCAGTGGAAAAATCCATTTCGCTTCCGGAGGCAGTGTTTCGACGATCGGTGCCGAGAGCGGTGTTTGGGCGCTGTGTTTTCGGGGGGCAGGACAATTGCTGGTCGGCACCCGCAAGAACGGCATCGTCACCGCCGGTCAACGCTGGGCGTGGCAACCCGCCGTCGCGAAAACGGCTGAGGCCAAGGAATGA
- a CDS encoding transcriptional regulator — protein MQKTTIGSNKQVGDEIPQELRELTAAIDALPARYRDTVAPALSRAIDCSTRRRRILNLVQEALSQLRLDMKYLVFDLEATRRERDQYREILEKEDLL, from the coding sequence ATGCAAAAGACGACGATCGGATCGAACAAACAAGTTGGCGACGAAATTCCTCAAGAATTGCGTGAGCTGACTGCAGCGATCGACGCCCTCCCTGCACGCTACCGTGACACGGTCGCGCCGGCGCTTTCACGAGCGATCGATTGCAGCACCCGGCGGCGTCGTATCCTGAACCTCGTCCAAGAGGCCCTGTCGCAGCTTCGGTTGGACATGAAATACCTCGTCTTCGATCTCGAAGCGACCCGTCGCGAACGTGATCAGTACCGAGAAATCTTGGAAAAAGAAGACCTGCTCTAA
- a CDS encoding PSP1 domain-containing protein, translated as MTSPDGPERLTPTEPPKPKKGWEYVARFGSMRILGVLSARESFRYNDQVVARTERGTEIATVLCEATSNALDSMDEPTAGKIVRRLSEDDRTQWEHIQAQTRDDLAICQRCVDARGLKMDLVDVERLLGGERIVVYYVAEGRVDFRQLVRDLAGEFQTRIEMRQIGVRDEAKLLADYGDCGQPLCCATFLSKMPPVSMKMAKLQRSTLDPTKISGRCGRLKCCLRYEFETYEALAAELPPIGAEILTREGNASVLAHDILSQQLMVRTEDKRRILVGVDQVVRVTKAPPPAKPRRSGRKGGSRDA; from the coding sequence ATGACGAGTCCGGATGGACCGGAACGTTTGACGCCAACGGAACCGCCGAAACCGAAAAAAGGCTGGGAATATGTCGCACGGTTCGGCTCCATGCGAATCCTCGGCGTGCTCAGTGCGCGTGAGAGCTTTCGCTACAACGACCAGGTGGTCGCGCGAACCGAACGCGGAACCGAAATCGCAACGGTGCTCTGTGAAGCGACATCCAACGCGCTCGATTCCATGGACGAGCCCACGGCGGGAAAGATTGTCCGGCGGCTTTCGGAGGATGATCGCACGCAGTGGGAACACATCCAGGCCCAGACCCGCGATGATTTGGCGATCTGTCAACGCTGCGTCGACGCGCGGGGGCTGAAAATGGATTTGGTGGACGTGGAGCGTCTGCTCGGCGGAGAACGGATCGTCGTCTACTACGTCGCCGAGGGGCGGGTCGATTTTCGCCAACTGGTCCGCGATCTGGCCGGCGAGTTCCAGACGCGGATCGAAATGCGGCAGATCGGCGTCCGCGACGAGGCCAAGCTGCTGGCCGATTATGGCGATTGTGGCCAACCGTTGTGCTGTGCGACGTTTTTGAGCAAGATGCCGCCGGTGTCGATGAAGATGGCGAAACTACAGCGATCGACGCTGGATCCAACAAAAATTTCCGGGCGATGCGGGCGGCTGAAATGTTGTTTACGCTATGAGTTTGAGACGTATGAGGCACTTGCGGCCGAGCTGCCGCCGATCGGTGCGGAGATTTTGACCCGAGAAGGCAACGCTTCGGTCTTGGCTCACGACATTCTTTCGCAACAATTGATGGTGCGAACGGAGGACAAACGGAGGATACTGGTAGGTGTCGACCAAGTCGTCCGTGTGACCAAGGCGCCGCCGCCGGCCAAACCCCGCCGCAGCGGGCGAAAAGGCGGCAGTCGAGACGCTTGA
- a CDS encoding tetratricopeptide repeat protein has product MPTTINGIGTQYYGRKNPRVYGGICESCQRHVTLTDYETGYYIVVLFIPVIPLGKKQIIGECSACRRHRVMPLKEWERIREENLESGLAGLAENMDDPSKALELLQSMTVFNQLDEAMELAAATAKQHAKDFDTLIDIGSWYERQGQTELSNRCFDQAIALDPAHPTSKRIQGVDALQSGNPNEAAKCFEPLRKSADFYDPSLFYMLANAYQAKEMHEEALEEFKDLLTRIPEFGNDKEFRKAVKKSEKATGSPTSILPKKGLFG; this is encoded by the coding sequence ATGCCAACGACCATCAATGGAATTGGGACCCAGTATTACGGCCGAAAGAACCCGCGCGTTTATGGCGGCATCTGTGAATCATGCCAGCGACACGTGACGTTGACCGACTACGAAACCGGTTACTACATCGTCGTGCTGTTCATTCCGGTCATCCCACTGGGAAAGAAGCAGATCATCGGGGAGTGCTCGGCCTGTCGACGGCACCGAGTCATGCCGCTTAAAGAATGGGAACGGATTCGAGAGGAAAACTTGGAGTCTGGGTTGGCCGGCTTGGCGGAAAATATGGACGACCCGTCCAAGGCGCTCGAACTGCTGCAAAGCATGACCGTCTTCAACCAGCTTGACGAAGCGATGGAGCTGGCGGCGGCAACCGCGAAACAGCACGCCAAGGACTTTGACACCCTGATCGACATCGGGTCGTGGTATGAACGCCAAGGACAGACCGAGCTGTCCAATCGATGTTTCGACCAGGCGATCGCGTTGGACCCGGCGCATCCGACCAGCAAGCGAATCCAAGGCGTCGACGCACTTCAGTCGGGCAACCCGAACGAGGCGGCGAAATGCTTTGAGCCGCTGCGTAAGTCGGCCGACTTCTACGACCCATCCCTGTTCTACATGTTGGCCAACGCCTATCAAGCCAAGGAGATGCACGAGGAGGCGCTCGAAGAGTTCAAGGATCTGCTCACCCGGATCCCCGAGTTTGGCAACGACAAGGAATTCCGCAAGGCCGTCAAGAAATCCGAAAAGGCGACCGGAAGCCCGACGTCGATCCTGCCTAAGAAAGGACTGTTCGGTTGA
- a CDS encoding class I SAM-dependent methyltransferase — protein MVATTLIGTALLGPACCAQDAVVEESSSAAETASQPSSDEKPKERARKSYLGRVVAQPMSHLGASWLVRPERDDEENASESFQKLGLEPGMVLCDLGCGNGYWTLPMARKVGPEGAVYAVDIQREMLQKLRQRADQFGLKNIRPVLGTIDNPKLPQNKIDLLLMVDVYHEFSHPQSMLWEIRRSLTPTGVVALLEYRKEDPTVPIKLLHKMSKRQIMKEYEANGFKLVREYNELPWQHLMFFARDDSPLAAIEPEPTEQVLQRIGPAGEQ, from the coding sequence TTGGTCGCGACAACGTTGATCGGGACCGCGTTGCTTGGTCCGGCATGTTGCGCGCAAGACGCTGTCGTTGAGGAGAGTTCGTCGGCGGCAGAAACGGCGAGTCAACCATCATCGGACGAAAAACCCAAGGAGCGGGCGCGGAAGAGTTATCTGGGACGCGTCGTCGCGCAACCGATGAGCCATCTCGGCGCGTCCTGGTTGGTGCGACCGGAACGCGATGACGAAGAAAACGCCTCCGAGTCGTTTCAGAAACTTGGGCTCGAACCGGGCATGGTGCTGTGTGATCTCGGCTGTGGCAACGGTTATTGGACGTTGCCGATGGCCAGGAAGGTCGGGCCGGAAGGAGCCGTCTATGCCGTCGACATCCAAAGGGAAATGCTGCAGAAACTCCGTCAACGCGCCGATCAATTCGGCCTAAAAAACATTCGCCCGGTGTTGGGGACGATCGACAATCCCAAACTGCCCCAGAACAAGATCGACTTGCTGTTGATGGTCGATGTGTACCACGAGTTCTCGCACCCGCAATCGATGCTCTGGGAAATCCGACGTTCCCTGACTCCCACCGGAGTCGTTGCGTTGTTGGAGTACCGGAAGGAAGATCCGACGGTTCCGATCAAACTGCTACACAAGATGTCGAAACGTCAGATCATGAAGGAATACGAAGCGAACGGTTTCAAGTTGGTCCGTGAGTACAACGAATTGCCGTGGCAACATCTGATGTTTTTTGCCCGCGACGACAGCCCGCTCGCAGCGATTGAGCCCGAACCGACCGAGCAGGTGCTCCAACGCATCGGCCCCGCCGGCGAGCAATGA
- a CDS encoding DUF1559 domain-containing protein, whose product MKRSARPSNGFTLVELLVVIAIIGILVGLLLPAVQAAREAARRMSCSNNFKQLGLAVHNYHSAYKQLPIHGVGTGSPPNGAAPFGSVDATTNWWTNYGDSNAWRLSALVGLTPFMEQQAIWDEISNPSYINAIDPDNRLTVAWPPMGPTVQFIQYRPWVTEIPMLRCPSDPGVGLPAQGRTNYAACLGDSMEWSVRGPKQHQASRGGEVVTNQTWALRSLAADRGVFVPHKDSKFRDILDGLSNTVAFAEILTDLGDRDSRGTQSINGNPPNEIRLNPSYCVDNNQLDPERPKYWATGIPTENANNGRGFKWADFRPNFSGVHTIFPPNAPIGGGNNSGQTGMFPPSSRHQGGAHVLLADGAVIFITDSIESGDLHQEMVWQTPVNGVSVPGSQSPYGLWGALGTRASRETIQEQLNQ is encoded by the coding sequence ATGAAGCGTTCCGCTCGTCCGAGCAACGGTTTTACACTTGTTGAGCTTTTGGTTGTCATCGCCATCATCGGTATCCTCGTCGGTCTTCTGCTTCCCGCCGTTCAAGCAGCGCGAGAGGCCGCCCGTCGAATGAGTTGCAGCAATAACTTCAAGCAATTGGGGTTGGCTGTTCATAACTATCACAGTGCTTACAAACAACTTCCGATCCACGGCGTCGGCACGGGAAGTCCCCCCAACGGAGCGGCGCCCTTCGGTTCCGTCGACGCCACCACGAACTGGTGGACGAACTATGGCGATTCCAACGCCTGGCGTTTGAGTGCCCTGGTCGGCTTGACTCCGTTCATGGAGCAGCAAGCCATTTGGGACGAAATTTCAAACCCCAGCTACATCAACGCGATCGACCCGGACAACCGTCTGACCGTCGCTTGGCCTCCGATGGGTCCGACCGTACAGTTCATTCAATACCGTCCCTGGGTCACCGAGATCCCGATGCTGCGTTGCCCCAGCGATCCCGGCGTCGGTCTGCCCGCACAAGGGCGAACGAACTACGCCGCCTGCTTGGGTGATTCGATGGAATGGTCGGTTCGCGGACCGAAACAGCACCAAGCCTCACGCGGCGGTGAGGTCGTGACGAACCAGACTTGGGCCCTGCGGTCACTCGCCGCCGACCGCGGTGTGTTCGTGCCCCACAAAGACTCCAAGTTCCGTGACATTTTGGATGGCTTGTCCAACACCGTCGCATTCGCCGAGATCCTCACCGATCTCGGTGATCGCGATTCCCGAGGAACGCAAAGCATCAACGGTAATCCCCCTAACGAGATCCGTTTGAACCCCAGCTATTGCGTCGACAACAACCAACTCGATCCCGAACGACCCAAGTATTGGGCGACGGGGATACCGACGGAAAATGCGAACAACGGACGCGGATTCAAGTGGGCCGACTTTCGTCCCAACTTCAGTGGTGTCCACACGATTTTCCCGCCCAACGCCCCGATCGGTGGAGGAAACAATTCCGGGCAAACCGGTATGTTCCCGCCGTCGAGCCGGCACCAGGGTGGAGCACACGTCTTGCTGGCTGACGGCGCCGTGATCTTCATCACCGACTCGATCGAATCCGGCGACCTGCACCAAGAGATGGTTTGGCAGACACCCGTCAACGGTGTTTCCGTCCCGGGCTCGCAAAGTCCCTATGGCCTCTGGGGAGCGCTTGGAACAAGGGCGTCTCGCGAAACGATTCAAGAACAGTTGAATCAATAG
- a CDS encoding nuclear transport factor 2 family protein, translating to MPKPTDIRPPFTRDTAEQKVRAAEDAWNTRDPERVSLAYSANSQWRNRDTFVAGRPQIVEFLSGKWDREQQYRLVKQLWAFTENRIAVRFQYEYHDETGNWFRAYGNENWEFDDDGLMRRREASINDDAIDETDRKFHWPMGPRPADHPGLGEFVK from the coding sequence ATGCCAAAGCCGACCGACATTCGACCGCCCTTCACCCGTGACACGGCGGAGCAAAAAGTCCGGGCTGCCGAGGATGCCTGGAACACGCGCGATCCCGAACGTGTTTCGTTGGCCTACTCTGCGAACAGCCAATGGCGAAACCGTGACACGTTCGTCGCAGGGCGTCCGCAGATCGTCGAGTTCCTGTCTGGAAAGTGGGACAGGGAGCAGCAGTACCGTTTGGTCAAGCAATTGTGGGCATTCACCGAGAACCGGATCGCGGTTCGGTTTCAGTATGAGTACCACGACGAGACGGGAAATTGGTTTCGTGCCTACGGCAATGAAAACTGGGAGTTCGATGACGATGGTTTGATGCGACGCCGCGAAGCCAGCATCAACGATGACGCGATCGACGAAACGGATCGAAAGTTCCACTGGCCCATGGGGCCCCGTCCTGCGGACCATCCCGGCTTGGGAGAGTTCGTCAAATAG
- a CDS encoding sigma-54-dependent Fis family transcriptional regulator, which translates to MLGDKTPLIDQPKTLLLEMAQRLQVNDALKLIVDHIAASPAVALVRIWLIRPGAGCETCPLRQECPDQTQCLHLVASGGASVVAPNRDLSRTDGAFRRFPIGVRKVGRIAATGEPLEVGNLAGEPDWLVHPDWAHSEGIRGFAGQPLVYRGEVLGVLAVFSRTTINDEDLDWLRTIANHAAASLANASAWEEIESLRRRLEMENDYLQEEVRTRNAFGDMVGKSAALQKVAEQIELVAPTDSTVLVTGESGTGKELVAREIHRRSARSDRPLIKVNCAAIPRELYDSEFFGHTKGSFTGAVRDRIGRFELADGGTLFLDEIGEIPLDLQSKLLRVLQESELERVGEEQTRRVDVRIIAATNRDLEAESDAGRFRSDLYYRLSVFPIELPPLSHRKDDIPLLAEHLLAQLARKLGRPTPRLTKANVHDLQRYDWPGNVREFQHVLERAMITSKAGRLRFQLNSGLSASRQSSVNAAGAIEPADEQRVMTVAELRELETNNIRRALSQCNGKVSGAGGAAELLGMKPTTLASRIKSLGIAR; encoded by the coding sequence ATGCTCGGCGACAAGACACCCCTGATCGATCAGCCCAAGACGCTGCTGTTGGAGATGGCCCAGCGGCTGCAGGTCAACGATGCGCTCAAGTTGATCGTCGATCACATTGCCGCGTCGCCGGCGGTGGCGTTGGTGAGGATCTGGCTGATCCGTCCGGGGGCCGGCTGCGAAACGTGTCCGCTGCGACAGGAGTGCCCCGACCAAACCCAGTGCCTGCATTTGGTGGCCAGCGGCGGCGCGTCGGTGGTGGCCCCCAACCGCGACCTGTCGCGGACCGACGGCGCGTTTCGACGGTTTCCGATCGGGGTCCGTAAAGTGGGGCGGATCGCCGCGACGGGCGAACCGTTGGAAGTTGGCAATCTGGCCGGTGAGCCCGATTGGCTGGTCCACCCGGACTGGGCCCACTCGGAAGGCATTCGCGGTTTCGCCGGCCAACCGCTGGTGTACCGCGGCGAGGTGCTCGGGGTGCTGGCGGTGTTTAGCCGAACCACGATCAACGACGAAGACCTGGACTGGCTGCGCACGATCGCCAACCATGCGGCCGCTTCGCTTGCCAATGCGTCGGCATGGGAGGAGATCGAATCGCTGCGTCGCCGGCTGGAGATGGAGAACGATTACCTGCAAGAGGAAGTGCGGACGAGAAACGCATTCGGCGACATGGTGGGCAAGAGCGCGGCGCTGCAAAAAGTCGCCGAGCAAATCGAGCTCGTCGCTCCGACCGATTCAACGGTCTTGGTGACCGGCGAAAGCGGCACCGGCAAGGAGCTGGTCGCCCGCGAGATTCATCGACGTTCTGCGCGCAGCGATCGGCCGCTGATCAAAGTCAACTGTGCCGCGATCCCACGCGAGCTGTACGACAGCGAGTTCTTTGGCCACACCAAGGGCAGCTTTACCGGCGCGGTGCGTGATCGGATCGGGCGTTTCGAATTGGCCGATGGAGGCACGTTGTTCCTGGATGAAATCGGGGAGATCCCACTTGATCTGCAGAGCAAGTTGTTGCGGGTGCTTCAAGAATCAGAGCTTGAGCGTGTCGGCGAAGAACAAACTCGCCGCGTCGACGTGCGGATCATCGCTGCCACCAATCGCGATTTGGAAGCGGAGAGCGATGCCGGCCGATTCCGCAGCGACCTCTACTATCGGCTCAGCGTGTTCCCGATCGAGCTGCCACCGCTCAGTCACCGCAAGGACGACATCCCGTTGCTCGCCGAACATCTTCTTGCGCAGCTGGCCCGCAAGCTCGGCCGTCCGACACCGCGGCTGACCAAGGCCAACGTGCATGATTTACAGCGTTACGATTGGCCCGGCAACGTTCGCGAGTTTCAGCACGTCCTCGAACGCGCCATGATCACGTCGAAAGCCGGACGCTTACGGTTCCAGCTCAATTCCGGCCTCTCCGCAAGTCGGCAATCATCCGTCAACGCGGCGGGTGCAATCGAGCCCGCTGATGAACAACGGGTGATGACGGTTGCCGAGTTGCGTGAACTGGAAACTAACAACATTCGCCGCGCCCTGTCACAATGCAACGGCAAAGTGTCCGGAGCCGGTGGAGCCGCTGAATTGCTCGGCATGAAACCGACCACCTTGGCATCACGAATCAAGAGCTTGGGAATTGCCCGCTGA
- a CDS encoding Minf_1886 family protein, translating into MSNELTNSPLQAMRKLLKEDARYKYEAYQFIREALQFAHEHLPELTQATVAAESISKGRPKHITGQQLCEACRQYAIDQYGYLGSMVLGSWGIKSTSDFGEIVYNLIRIEQMRKSESDRREDFDDVYPFDGAFEPEFSLPKVVDDLEC; encoded by the coding sequence ATGAGCAATGAATTGACCAACTCGCCCCTCCAAGCGATGCGAAAGTTGTTGAAGGAGGACGCGCGGTACAAGTACGAGGCCTATCAGTTCATCCGAGAAGCTCTGCAGTTTGCCCACGAGCATCTGCCCGAGCTGACTCAAGCCACCGTTGCGGCGGAGTCAATCTCCAAGGGCCGCCCCAAACACATCACCGGTCAGCAACTCTGCGAAGCCTGTCGTCAATACGCCATCGACCAGTACGGTTACCTGGGCAGCATGGTGCTGGGGTCGTGGGGGATCAAATCGACCAGCGACTTCGGTGAAATCGTTTACAATCTGATCCGCATCGAGCAGATGCGCAAGAGCGAGTCGGATCGTCGCGAAGACTTCGACGACGTCTACCCCTTTGATGGCGCGTTCGAACCCGAATTCTCGTTGCCGAAAGTCGTCGACGATCTGGAATGCTAA
- a CDS encoding SGNH/GDSL hydrolase family protein, whose protein sequence is MKRRTFLSVAASAGTVACLDQPRLFAAEKMTLSKDDVILFQGDSITDAGRNKKSPVANEGLGRGYPNFISESLHHDYPDLNLQIHNRGISGNKVPDLDRRWQKDCIDIEPKILSILIGVNDIWHMLNGRYDGTAETYRDGFAALLERTRGALPTTTIVICEPFVLMSGTVKENRDKWFPEFDVRRKHAKEVAQNAEAIWVPFQTMFDDAVAEGTEAKLLAGDGVHPTPLGHQLMAKTWREVVGV, encoded by the coding sequence ATGAAACGTCGCACCTTTCTGTCCGTCGCCGCGTCGGCGGGCACCGTCGCCTGCCTCGACCAGCCCCGACTCTTTGCTGCGGAGAAGATGACCTTGTCCAAGGACGACGTGATCCTGTTTCAAGGTGATTCAATTACCGACGCCGGGCGCAACAAAAAATCGCCCGTTGCCAACGAAGGACTCGGACGCGGTTACCCCAACTTCATTTCCGAATCGCTGCATCACGATTACCCGGATCTGAACCTGCAAATCCACAATCGGGGCATCTCCGGAAACAAAGTTCCCGACCTGGACCGTCGCTGGCAAAAAGACTGTATCGACATCGAACCGAAAATCCTCAGCATCCTGATCGGAGTCAACGACATCTGGCACATGCTCAACGGCCGCTATGACGGAACTGCGGAAACCTATCGCGACGGGTTTGCCGCGTTGCTGGAGCGCACCCGAGGTGCACTCCCGACGACGACAATCGTGATCTGCGAGCCGTTTGTTTTGATGAGCGGCACGGTCAAGGAAAACCGTGACAAATGGTTCCCCGAGTTCGACGTCCGCCGCAAGCATGCCAAAGAAGTCGCTCAGAACGCAGAAGCCATCTGGGTTCCTTTCCAAACCATGTTCGACGATGCGGTGGCCGAGGGAACCGAGGCGAAACTGCTGGCCGGCGACGGCGTCCACCCCACCCCGCTGGGGCACCAACTGATGGCCAAAACCTGGCGCGAGGTGGTTGGAGTTTGA
- a CDS encoding carboxymuconolactone decarboxylase family protein yields MTRISPINPANATGSAQELLNGVQSKLGMIPNMMSTMANSPAVLDAYLKFSGALAAGGLSAKDRERIALAVGQANQCDYCLGAHTAIGKMVGLTSEQIRDARSVTAADAKSDAIVKLAAQLVEKRGLVSDDEVAAARRAGLGDGEIAEVVANTALNLLTNYFNHVAETDNDFPPAEPIDSPSSGGCHSETCGVA; encoded by the coding sequence ATGACCCGAATCAGCCCCATCAACCCCGCGAACGCAACCGGCAGCGCCCAAGAATTGCTCAACGGAGTTCAGTCCAAGTTGGGCATGATCCCGAACATGATGTCGACGATGGCCAACTCGCCGGCCGTCCTGGACGCGTACCTGAAATTCAGCGGCGCGCTCGCCGCGGGCGGACTGTCGGCCAAGGATCGCGAGCGAATCGCTTTGGCCGTCGGGCAGGCCAATCAATGTGACTATTGCCTGGGCGCTCACACGGCGATCGGCAAGATGGTCGGACTGACGTCCGAACAGATCCGTGACGCCCGATCGGTGACCGCCGCCGATGCCAAGTCCGATGCGATCGTGAAGCTCGCGGCACAGTTGGTCGAAAAACGCGGTCTGGTTTCTGACGACGAAGTCGCCGCGGCCCGGCGTGCCGGCTTGGGCGACGGCGAGATTGCTGAAGTCGTGGCCAACACGGCGCTGAACCTGTTGACCAACTACTTCAACCACGTCGCGGAAACGGACAACGACTTCCCGCCTGCCGAGCCGATCGACTCGCCATCGTCTGGCGGTTGCCACAGCGAGACCTGCGGCGTGGCCTGA